Proteins encoded within one genomic window of Xylophilus sp. GOD-11R:
- a CDS encoding ParA family protein: MARIFCVANQKGGVGKTTTSVNLAAGLAKIGQRVLLVDLDPQGNATMGSGVDKRALAASLYEVLVDGTSIATARVRADRLEASGCAYDVLGANRELAGAELEMVEMEGRERLLKTALAAVDADYDFVLIDCPPSLSLLTLNGLCSAHGVVVPMQCEYFALEGLTDLVNTIKQVHANLNKELKIIGLLRVMFDPRITLQQQVSEQLKDHFGDKVFDTVIPRNVRLAEAPSYGLPGVVFDPASKGAQAFVSFATEMVRRAQTPEAAVTT; this comes from the coding sequence GCGTTGGCAAGACCACTACGTCGGTCAACCTGGCGGCCGGCTTAGCCAAGATCGGCCAGCGTGTGCTGCTGGTTGACCTGGACCCACAGGGCAACGCCACCATGGGCTCCGGGGTCGACAAGCGCGCGCTGGCGGCCTCACTTTATGAGGTGCTGGTAGACGGGACATCAATCGCGACTGCCAGGGTGCGCGCAGACCGCCTGGAAGCCAGCGGCTGTGCGTACGACGTCTTGGGCGCCAACCGCGAGCTGGCCGGCGCCGAACTGGAAATGGTTGAGATGGAAGGGCGCGAACGCCTGCTGAAAACTGCTTTGGCCGCTGTCGATGCCGACTACGACTTCGTGCTGATCGACTGCCCTCCGTCGCTCTCCTTGCTGACCCTCAACGGGCTGTGCAGCGCCCATGGCGTCGTGGTGCCGATGCAATGTGAATACTTTGCCTTGGAAGGTCTGACCGACCTGGTCAACACCATCAAGCAGGTCCACGCCAATCTCAACAAGGAATTGAAGATCATCGGCCTGCTGCGCGTGATGTTCGACCCGCGCATCACGCTGCAACAGCAGGTCAGCGAACAGCTCAAGGACCACTTCGGCGACAAGGTCTTCGACACGGTGATTCCACGCAATGTGCGCCTGGCCGAAGCACCGAGTTACGGCTTGCCCGGTGTGGTGTTCGACCCGGCGTCAAAGGGTGCGCAAGCCTTTGTTTCTTTTGCCACAGAAATGGTGCGGCGCGCGCAAACGCCCGAAGCCGCCGTCACGACATGA
- a CDS encoding RBBP9/YdeN family alpha/beta hydrolase, translated as MTVARVLTVPGWHGSGAEHWQSRWETLYGYRRVEQHDWAHPLRGDWNARLEDEILAGQGAPVVLVAHSLGCALVAAWAAHSRNTRIVRAALLVAPPDVESDSLRARLHGWAPMSDQRLPFISTVIASNDDPYCRLDRARHFASRWASAFVDAGPAGHLNAESGLGDWPLGHAYLREAAGTAAVTLAPTPAPT; from the coding sequence ATGACGGTCGCACGCGTCCTTACCGTACCGGGTTGGCACGGCAGCGGCGCCGAGCATTGGCAGAGCCGATGGGAAACGCTTTACGGCTATCGACGGGTGGAACAGCACGATTGGGCCCACCCCCTGCGCGGCGACTGGAACGCACGCCTGGAGGACGAGATCCTGGCAGGGCAGGGCGCCCCGGTCGTGCTGGTGGCGCACAGCCTTGGCTGCGCCCTGGTCGCCGCCTGGGCCGCCCATTCGCGAAACACCCGCATCGTGCGCGCCGCGTTGCTGGTGGCTCCGCCCGATGTGGAAAGCGACAGCCTGCGCGCCCGGCTGCACGGCTGGGCCCCGATGAGCGACCAGCGTCTGCCATTCATCTCGACCGTCATCGCCAGCAACGACGACCCTTATTGCCGCCTCGACCGCGCGCGCCATTTCGCCTCGCGATGGGCCAGCGCGTTCGTCGATGCCGGCCCCGCAGGCCACCTCAACGCCGAGTCCGGCCTGGGCGACTGGCCACTCGGCCATGCCTACCTGCGCGAAGCGGCGGGCACCGCCGCCGTCACCCTGGCGCCGACCCCGGCGCCCACCTGA